The Hornefia porci genome contains the following window.
AGATGACCTACAACGAGTCTTCCGGGCAATCGTCCAGCGCGAGCAAGAACCTGCAAATTCAGGGAAGAGACCTCATTGATGCCGCCGAAATCGGAAAGATGAGCCGCAGAAAAGCCATCCTCCTGATTGCCGGAACCAACCCTCTCATGGATGACAAATTCGACCCACGTCGGCACAAGAGATACTGCTACATCGTGGACAAGAAGAATCCAAAACGGCTGCATGAGGATTCCTTCGACTTCAAGCGTTATATGAACGGTACGGATTTTTCGGGCAGCGCAAGGAAGCCCGCCCAGTAGGCCGTTATAATAATTTATTAACGTTGCACGGGCAGAAAGGAGAGGAAGGTGAACGAAAGGTGGACGCCCTTGTCAGGCTCGCCGTGAAGCCGCTCGCCTATGCCGGGACAGCCGTCCTGTTTGTCGGACTGGTGTACCTCGGGATAGTGCTTCGTGAGGGGTCGCGCGGCGGCGAAATTCGGAAAGCCATCGCCATGATTGCCGCCGGTGCAGTTGTGCTCGGATTCGCATCGACGTACGGCTTTACGGGATTCTGATTGCCAGTAACACAGCAGGCAGGAAAGGAAGATTTTATGCTACAGAACGCAGTATCCATGCTCACGCAGGGAATTACATTCCTCGGCGGAGTGCTCGTCGTTTTTGGTCTGGTTAATCTCGGAATGACCATCAAGGACGGAATGCAGGGCGGCGGTGGTCAGCTCTCCGGTGCCATCGCCATGATTGTCGGCGGCGCGATTGTCATCGCGGCAGCCGTCTACTTCGGCTCCCTGAACACCGGGTGGGCCGGTTAAAGGAGGGGAGTCTGCACCATGTTGTCTGTCGCAGTTCACAAGGACATTGCTGAGTACCAGCCGAAGGTGGTTGGAAAGCTCACAACACGCACGCTGGTCTCCGTTGTGGGTGCTCTCGGCTGCTCGGTTCTTTCCGCCCTCTACATGTACTTCGTCCTCGGGATAAACCCCGGGGACAACATGATTCTCATTTATGCCGTCTCGCTCCCGTTCTGGTGCTGCGGCTTTGTGAGACCAAAGGGGATGCCCTTTGAGAAGTTCGTTCCACTTTGGCTGAGGGCGCAGTTCGAGAACGACCGGATTTTCTACGTGCCCTCCATGGAACTGGCAGGGCTTGTAGGAACCCCGGGCGGAACCTCCAAGAAGAAAGGCAAGGTTTATGGAAGATTTTATCGAAAGCAGCAAAGTCTCAGAGGAATCGAGTCCTACTCCCCAAGGGCAGGACGCGTCATCACCTAGCGGCGGGGAAAGCCCCGGCTTTGACGTAGAAGCCTTTGTGCACGCTTCCGGCGAGGACTTCGGGACGGGACGCGCCGGCACCGATTTTGACAAGGACAGCGGCCCGGTTGACGTTGGCGCGCTCAAGCAGATGTTCCCCTCGTTCACCACTGGAAGGAAGCTGTCGCGCAAGGAAAAGAAGGCGGCGCTGCGAAAAATCCGGGAGGAGCGCCGTGCGGCGAAGGAAGCCGAAAAAGAAGCAAAGAAGAGCTACACGTCAGTGAAGTCCCAACTCAGGGACAGGGACCACGAGCTGAGCGAGAAGACGGCGGACGCGAGGAGAAGGAGGGAAGCCGCGAAGGACGTTGTCCGCTACATCGGCTACAACCGCATGTATCAGGATGGCATCTGCGAGGTGGAGGAGGGGCTTTTCTCGTCCACCATCGCCTTTGATGACACGAGCTATCATTCCGTCCGTGACGAGCAGCAGAAGGCCATGTTTTCGGCCCTCACGCGGCTCTATGACCAGTTCGGTGCGGACACGCTGGTTCAGATGAGCGTCATCAACACGCCGCTCCTCAAGGAGGACGTTGGCCACCGCCAGTTCTTCGACCCGTCAAGGCAGAGCTGCGAAGCCGCGATGCATGACGCGCAGGTGTTCAATGACATACTCAATGACAAGGTGCGGGAAGGCGTCAGCAACATCCGGCGAAACCGCTACCTGACCTATTCCGTCAGTGCGGACACGGCGGAGGAAGCGGCAAGGCAGCTCGCCCGCATCGAGACGGAATCCAGCCGCATCCTCAACTCCATCGGCTCGAAGCCGCATCTTATGAACGGCACCCAGCGCCTTTCCGTCCTCCACTCGCTGCTCAATCCCTACCGGCCCTTCATCTTCGACTATCAGAGGGATATTTCCAGCGTGCGGATGCAGACCACAAAGGACTGCATCGCGCCGGGGCAGATTGACTTCAAGCCGGATGGCGTGTACAACGACTGCTTCAAGCTGGACAACGGGATTTACGGACAGGTCCTCGTCATGAAGAAGTTCGGCTCGGAGCTTTCCGACCGCGCGCTGGCGGATATCGTGGACCTGCCCATCCCCATGGAGGTCACGTGGTTCGTCCAGCCCATGGACAAGTCCAAGGCCATCAACTACGTTCGCACGCGTAGCGCGTGGATTGACAAGGAAATCATTGAGGAGCAGCGCAGCGCCGTCAACAAGGGGTACGACTTCTCCATTCTTCCGCAGGAGCTGAAATACTCAAAGGAAGAAACGGAAGACGTTCTCGACAACCTACAGAACAAGAATCAGCGCCTTTACGTCTTCACGGGTCTTATTTACACCTATGCGGAGAGCAAGGAGCAGCTGGACACGCAGGCCATGCGCATCATCTCCATGGCGCGGCAGAACTCCATCGAGGTGGACACCTACGAGTACCGGCAGCGCAGGGGGCTGAACTCGATTCTCCCGCTCGGGCACAACCACGTGGAAATCAGCCGCATGTTCACCACGGCGCAGGTGGCCATCCTCGTGCCCTTCGCGACGCAGGAGCTGGACGATGCCGGCGGGAACTATTACGGCCAGAACAAGCATTCCAGAAATCTCGTTCTCTGCAACCGCAAGAAGCTGACTTCTCCGATGGGCTTTGTCTGTGGCAAGACGGGCGCGGGCAAGGGAATGTTCGTCAAGACCGAGATGACCGCGACCATCTTCTCAAACCCGACGGACGAGATTTATGTTATCGACCGCGCCGGCGAGTACACCGGAATTGCCGAGCGCTATGGCGGCTCCGTCTTCCACTTCGGCGTCGGAACCGGCACGTACCTGAACCCGTTTGATACCGTCTCTGTCGAGCACATGTCCCGCAACGAGCAGATTGCCTTCAAAATCGACGCGATGCTTGCGCAGGCGGCTGCCAGCGCCGCAGAGTCCGACGAGCCGTTCACGCAGATTGACCAGTCCATCATCACGAGATGCGTCAACATCGCATTCCAGAGCGCGGCGGAGCGGGGAGACGGCAAGCCGCCCCTGCTACAGGACTTCTACGACACACTCCGGAAACAGCCGGAAAAGCAGGCCCGCGAGGACATTGCGCTCCGCTACGAGCGGTTTATCCAGCCGCCGATGGACTTCTTCAATCACCAGTCCAACGTGGACTTCAAGAGCCGCATTGTGGACTTCAATCTGAAGGACCTGCCGGACTCGATGCTGGTCTTCGCACTCATCAACATCTGCGAAGCCGTTCGCAACCGCATGTACTTCAACGCAAAGCGAAACGTGCGGACGTGGCTCTACGTGGAGGAGATGCAGTCCATGTTCGCCTACCCGACGGTTCTGAACTACTTCTCGCGGTTCTCGAACGAGGGCCGCAAGTTCGGGCTTCTGCTTACGGGCATCACGCAGAACGCAACGGCGATGCTCAACAACGAAGCGGCGCAGAACATCGTTCTCAACGCGGACTTCCTGATGCTGCTCAAGCAGTCCCCGCTCGACCGCATGAGGTGGGTGGAGCTGCTGAATCTCTCCGAACAGGAGGAAGAGTGCATTGATGAGTCCGTCGAACCCGGAGACGGTCTTCTGATTGCCGGGAATGCCCGTGTCCCGATTCGCGGAAAGTTCCCGAAGGGCAACGTCCTCTACGAGCTGTTCAGCACGAATCCCAATGACAGGAAGAAGGACAGGTAGCTGTTCTGACACGAACCGGAAGGACGGTGAACGTCAATGAAAGCGTCAGACTACGCGCGCACGGCAAGCGAGCGCGAGGATGCAGGAGCGCAGCTCATCCGGACCGAACAGACGAACGCCGTCAACACCGGCATTGTGGGAAGCGCCGACAAGAGCGCGATGGCGCTCAAGCGCGCCGCATACGAGAAGGGAAGGAGGAGCAGCGCCGGCGGCGCGGCGGCTGCTGCGGCAGGAAAAAGGGCGAAGGCGGGGAAGGAAGCCGACGGCTCCGGCGGGGAATCCGGGAGCACGTTCGGTAAAGAGCAGGCGGCTTCACAAAAGACGCGCGCACAGGCGGACCTCCATCTCCGGGAATCTCTCAAGAAGGCTGCGAAACCGGCGGCAAGGGATGCGGTTATCGGCGGCGTGGTGTCGAAGACGCTTGAGGACTCAGAGCTTGAGGGCATGGATGACGCGGCCTACCGGGGCCAGCGCGCCGTCCGGATTGCCAGAAGGCTCCGTCGGCACTTCTCCGGCAGGGACGCGCTTGAGAAGGAAGCAACGCTTGGTTCCCTTTCCGAGAAGAAGTACCGCAAAAAGGCAGCAGATGCCGCCGAGGTCCAGAGGAAAGCGCAGGCAGCCGGGTATCTCCGGCGTGACATGTACGCCGCGACGGACGCCACGCAAAAGGCGGCGGCTTCCGCTGGCGGAAGCGCGATAAAGCGCGCCCTTCCTGCCGCAGCCGGGACGCAGGGAAAGGGGCTTGTCGCGCTGCTGGGCGGCGCGGCAGTTCCCGCAATCTTCGGTCTCCTTCTGGCGGTCGTGCTGGTGGCGGTGCTCGCCGGCAGCGACAACCCATCCAGTCAGGTGGATTCGTTCGGTGACCTCAGCGGAACCCAACTGGAGGTCGCACAGGCGCTCGCTGCGGAGGGGCTTGGGAAACCGCAGATTGCCGCCATCATGGGCAACATCTCCGGAGAGTCCGGCTGGGACCCCACGAACGAGTACCATGGGGAGGGAAACAGCTACGCCTACGAGTATGGGTTCGGCCTATACCAGTTCACAGACACGACGCCGGGACACGGCGAATATACGAGCTTTGTCAACTGGTGCAGCGCAAATGGACTCGACAAGAACAGCGCCAGCGCCCAGACGAAATACTTCATCGAAAACCTCCGCGCATCTTGGGGAACCGCGCTGCACCGCAGCGGCTACTACACCAAGTACATCACCGAGTATGCCGGGCGCGATGCCAGCTATGATGCCTGGCTGAAAACAGACGATGTAGGGTTCGCGACGTACTGCGTGATGGCCTGCTGGCTTCGCCCTGCGGACTGGGCGGCGCGGCAGTCATTCTACCGGGACCGTCTGCCTGCGGCGCAGGCCTTCTATGAAAAGCTCTCTTCGGGTGGCGGAAGCGGCGAGGAGTATGCCGCATCCGACGCGACGCAACGCTCCATCGTGGATGCTGCGTATCGTACTCCATCCACTGGTGCGGGATGGTGCGCTGCATGGGTTTCCAACGTCTATGCGAATGCTGGGCTTGGCGGAATCAGCGGAAACGCCTGCGACATGTATGCGGCTTACTGCCACTCGACCGACCGCTCCCAGCTCAAGGTCGGCATGCTGGTAGCCGTCCGCAGTTCCAGCTCCGGGACGTCAGCTGGCGCACTCTACGGGCACGTCGGCATCTATATCGGCGATAACAAAATCATCCACAACACAGGCACGGTGGAGGTCTGGGATTTGGACCGGTGGATAAGCACGTACTGCAAGGTGAGTCCTGCCGGCTGGGGCTTCCCTCCGAACGTGGGATAAGCAGAAAGGATAGGGAATGAAAGATTGGAAGGGGTTTCTGAAAAAGCACAGGAAGGCGGCTCTGCTCATCCTCTTTGCCCTCATCGTGTTTGCCGGGTTCTCGGTAACGAGCGCCCTGCACGTGGCAGAGCGGCGTGCGGCACAGCAGAGCCAGACGGCGGCGGATGCCGGCAGCGACAGCGGGCAGGCGGCGGACGGTTCGGACGCGGAGGAGACTTCGCTTACGGATTCGCAGAAGAAGCTGATAGAATCCTACGACTCGAAGACGCGGAAGCTGATTGAGACGCTGCGCGCCGGTGTCTGGTCCGCAAGCGACGGGAAATATACGGTCCGCTTTTACGATGACCATTACGTGGAGACGGCGAACGGGGAGGAAACCTCCCATCCCTTCGCCATCTCCGCGTGCGAGTACGGCAACAACGGCTCCGATACTGAGGTGGACACCATCGCCTTTGAGACGAACGCCGGGACGTACATTGCCACCTATACGCTGGTCAAGAGCGCCGACAGTGAGTCTGCCGGGCAGGCCAGTCTCTCGTGCAGCGCGTTCGCGCTCTCCGGCACAGCCTACCAGCGCTCAGATGCGACAGAAAAGATTGCGGTTGAGGGGCTGGATGGGGAAGCGGAAAGTCTGCTCGGGGACAAGGATGCGTTCACGGACGCGCTCAGCCGTTGGTGCTCGGCCCATTACCCGGCGGCGGTAAAGGCCACGTGGAACAAGAACGTCACCATCGACTACGAAAAGGGGCTGGTTGTAACTGCCTTCACCCTGAGCAGCGACGATTCGGGCAGTTCGGCATCGGTGACGGGCTCGGCAACGCCGGTCATCTCCGTGACCTATGACCGGAACGCCGGCACCTACGAGTTCAGCGTATAGCCCGCGCCGCGCAAGCAGAAAGGATATGTTTTGAGCACTCACACGGATAAGACCAAGAGCAGGCGGAAGCGCCGTGGGCCGGGCTTTCGCGCTGCTGTGATTACAAGCGTTCTCGCTGCCGCCGCCCTTGTGCTGCTCCTGCCGCAGCCCGCCTATGCGGCTGCCCCATGGGACCTCAAGGGAGCCGTGGAGGAAGCTATCAAGGGATGGCTGCTGGATGGCGCTTGCGGTTTCTTCAACATGTACAACGGCCTTGTTTCCGCCATCGGGGACAACGGGATTCTGACGGCCCCGTTCACGAGCCTTCTGGGGGAGTCCGTCTATTCGATTACGGTCACGGTCCACCAGACCGCCGTGGTCCCGATTGCGGAATCCATCCTCGCCCTGTTTATGCTGGTGCAGCTCATCAAAATCAGCCAGCGGATGGATGCGACAGCCACGCTGCCGGCTATCAAGGATATTGTCTTCCTCGCGGTGACGTATGTCCTGCTGCACTGGTTCATCATTCACTCCCTCGATATCGTGCAGGCCATCTATCAGATGGTCGTGGACAATATCATGCCGGTGGTCGGCTCGGTGGGGAAGGAGGGGTCCTTCCTCGGCGAGGGCATCAGCACGGAGAACTTTGACCTTAGCAAGGTCACGTTCGGCGGATGCTTCACGACGCTTATCGTGGCCATCCTGTGCGCCCTCACGGGCATCGTGGCCTATGTGGTCGCTTTCGTGGTCGCGTACGCCCGCGCGTGGCAGATTTACGTCATGGCCGCGTTCTCTTCCATCCCCATGGCTCTCCTTGGCTTTGACGAAACCCGGCAGATGGGGGTCGGCTTCCTGAAGAACTTCGCTGCCGCCGCGCTCGCGGGGGCCATCATGCTGTTCCTGCTGGTGGCGTTCCCGCACATTCTGGCGTCCCTCACCTCGCAGGTGGGCAGTGACAGCATCCTCGCGCTGGCAGCAGGCGAGGTGGCCATCGACGCCTTGCAGGGTGTCCTCATGTGGCTCGGGTGCTCGTTCCTCCTCGTGTTCGGGCTGATTAAGTCCGGCGCGTGGGCAAAGGAAATCCTCGGAAGCTAGCCGTTGGTCGAAGCGCTGGGGCGCTTTGCCGAACTCCCGCCCCCGTGCCGGGAGAGCGCGGCTTTAATAAGTTATTAAAGGTGAAGGCAGAGTTCCCGGTGAAGGCTTGCCTTTCACGGCAGGAATGTGCGGGCGGGGCGCAGCTGCTCCCCGCCCGTTTCCGAAATAAGGGAACGGCAGAAAGGACCGGAAAGATGGAAGCTTTACTCATTCCCGTGGACGGGACCCCCGTCACCATCGACCTGAAGGCGGACGAGAACGGCTCGACACTCAGAGAGTTGCAGCGCTTGGTGGGCGGCTCAATTGAACCGCTCAACGTGCTGTTCGGAGAAGAAGTTTCAATCTACGTGAACGAGGAGGGGCTGTACAGCTGCCCGCCGAACCGTGCACTCTACGCGACGAAGCGGATGGAGAACGCGGGCTATCTTTCGCAGATGGACTTCCACACGCCGGTGCACGAAGGGGACCTCTACACCGTCCTGTTTGGCAATCTCGTTGCCGTGGGGTTCGACCCAGAGACGGGCGAGGACCGACCGCTGACGGACGGCGAGTGCCAGACGGTCCGCGACTACTTCACCCGCGTCAGCGCGCCCGGAAGCGGCCTGTCGGAGGTGCTTGCCATCACCAAGGGGCCGAAGCTGCGGCAGGACCGGGCGGAGGGCAGGAACAGCCTGCGGGAGGAAGCATCCGAGATGCGCTCCTCCTCTTCCGCGCTCGCCGGCGGTCGCAAGGGGCAGAACCCCTTTGAGCAGGACCGGCAGGCATAGCCGGCAGAAAGGAGGTTCGCGATGCCATACAAAGGAGCCGTTCCGCTCCCCGTCCTCATGATGCGTCTGGAACAGGGGCTTGAGGAAACCGCCGTTGCGCAGTACACCATCAGCTCGTGGAACACGAATTACGCTCTGCCGTTCTACTGCGTCATACCCTCCGGCGGCGCATTCGGCGTTGACGTTGCAGGCATTCTGGAAGAGAACCTGCACGGCATCCTTGACCACGGAGGAACTGCCGATGATATCCGGCAGGTGCTCGGCCTTGTCCCGAGAGACGAGCTGGATGAAGACACCCTTGCGGAGGAGGATTACACCGAAATTGACCTCGGTTACTGCATCGAAGGCCAGCTCCTCACATTTGACGAGATGGACCCGGATGCCACCGACCCCGGCAGCTTCCTGTCGGAAAAGCAGGTCTCCCAGCTCAAGGGGATGCTGGAATCCGTCCCTGCGGGCAGCCAGATACGGGCGGCAGAGCTTCTTGTGGGAAGTGATTTTACGGACTGGCAGGCCTTCGCCATCTGCAAGGCTTTCCGCGAGGGGCTGGATGCCGGGACCGTCGGGAAAATCGCCGACACGCGTTTCAACCACTCGCAGATGCGGGAGCTGGCACGCATTGCGGAAGAGCTTCTTCCCTCCGTTCTGGATGCGTGCCTGAACCCGGAATTCTCGGCGGAAAAGCTGCACCTTATCCGGTGCATCGTGCAGAACGGCGGGCGTGACCTGCCGTGGCGTGAACTGTCGGAAGCGCAGCTGGATGTGGCCGCTGGCGCTCTTTCTCTCGGCCTTCCGGTCCCTCTGGTTGAGCTGTTTGCAAAACCGCAGATTCCTGCGGCAAACATGCGCTCCGTGTTCGCCGCGCTCTATGACGGCGTGGAGAGGGCAACGGTCCTGCGCATGCTGGACCCGGCCTATACCCCGGACCAGCTGGCCTGTGTCCGGCTCACAGGCGAATACAACCTCACTCCCGGTCAGTTCAAAGCCCTGTTCGGACCGGAGGTTCCCGCTCCGGCTATGAGGGCCATCGCCTATGCACTCGGCGACCTTTCTCTCCCGCCAGCAGGCGTTCTCCGGCTTGCGCAGGACCCCCTGCGGTTCTCCGGGGAGCAGCTGCGCGTCCTCTATGATTCCATGGCCAACCCGCAGCTGTCTCAGGAGGTCGTTGAAGTCATCGCCGACCCGGCGCTCACTCCGCAGCAGATGCAGCAGTTGTGCGTCCAGTGCGAAGGAGCAGGGGACGCACAGAGCGTACAGCATCTCAAAGACAGCTTCGGAGTCCGCTCCGGGACCCGGGAAGCGGAGAAGGGCAGCATGAGGGAGATAACGGGCGCGGCTCGGGAAGCTTCCTCGGAGATTGCAGGCGGGCGGAGCGTTGACACAGACGGGGAACGGAACCCGGAGAGGTAAGAAGGGAGGATTCCTTATGAAGCTTGTCATTGCAGAGAAGCCGATGCTTGCCCGTGACATTGCACGCGCCATCTGCGGGAGAAGCGTCGCAGAAAACGCGCCGCTCCCGGTTTCCGGGAACGGCTATACCGTCATTGCCTGCGCCGGGCATCTCTTGCAGCTCGTGGAGCCGGAGAAGGTCAACCCTGCGTGGGGAAAGCCGTGGTCTCTGGACGCGCTCCCGATTGAGGTTCCGGACTGGCCGAAGGAGCCTGCACCGGACAAGAGGGAGCTGGTGGACCGAATTGCCGGTCTTCTGGAAAAGGCGGACAGCGTTATTGCCGCCGGTGACCCGGACGATGAGGGACAGCTGATTGTCGATGAACTGCTGGACTATCTGGGCTACGCAGGCAGGGTCGAACGGGTCTATGTAAATGACAACATCGAGAAAAACATCGTCCGTGCGTTCGGCAGGCTTGTGCCGAACGACGGCTGCCGTGGCGTCGGAAGGGCTGCCTATGCCCGCCAGATGGCGGATATGTGCTTTGGCGTAAACGAGACCCGTCTTGCAACCCTCCGCCTGCACGCGCTCTGCACCGTGGGGCGCGTGCAGACCCCGACACTGGGGCTTGTTGTGGCCCGTGACGATGCCATCGAACACCATGCGAAGAGGAAGTATTTCGTCCTTTCCGCCAAGGGGGACTGCACGGACGCCGGGGGAGCCGTGACGTTCTGCTTCAAACCGGGCAGGGAACTTCTGGGGGACGAAAAGCATCTCTTTGCAAGGGAACCTCTGGACCGGTTGAAGGAAAGGCTGGATGGAAAGGACCTGCCCTTCGAGACCACGGTCACGCGGAAGCAGGCCTGCCCGCCGCTTCCCTACAACCTCACGGTCCTGCTCGCGGACATGTCCAAGCGCTATGGGTTTGCCGCTGCAAAGACCCAGCAGATTACGCAGGACCTTCGCGACAAGTACAAGGCCATCACCTATAACCGCTCGGATTCGCAATATCTGAAGGAAGAACACTATCAGGATGCGCCGGTTGTCCTTGCGCAGGCGATGCGGAATCTGGGGACGGACTGGGCGCTCGATTTTGGCATCCGCTCCAAAGCCTTTAATGACGCAAACGTGACGGCGCACCATGCCATCATCCCGCAGGAAGCGGATGCCCCTGTCAGTCGGATGACAGGGGACGAGTCCAAGGTCTACCGCGCGATTGTGGAGCGCTACGCGATGCAGTTCCTCCCGCCCATGGTGTACGACCTGAGCACGAGCACCTTCCCCGTGGAGGAAGGCGTTTTCTCCGCAACGGCGAGACGGGTTGTCTCTGCCGGTTTCCGGGAGACGTTCGGAGGGGAAGCGCAGGAGGAGGACGAGGATGCGGACCTGGCTGATTTGTGGGTGCCGGAAGGCAGCCATCACCTCTGCGGAGTCCGTTGCACGGTCGGAACAAAGGAAACCACCCCGCCGAAGCCCTACACCGAGGGCACGCTCATCACGGACATGGCCGCCATCTCCAAGTACGTCACGGACCCGGAGGTGAAAGCCATCCTCAAGAAGAAGGATGACGGCAAAAAGGGGGAGCACGGAGGAATCGGAACCACGGCAACGCGGGCATCTATCATCGAAAACCTCAAGAAGCGCGGGTATCTGGCAGAGCAGAAGGGAAAGGTCCACGCCACGGACAAGGCAAAGGCCTTCTACCGCCTGCTGCCGCCGGAAATCCGGGGAGCGGACGTGACGGCCCGGTGGTGGCTCATCCAGCAAAGCGTCGCGGAGGGGAGCGATGACGTGAACGCTGTGCAGCGCAGCGTCATTCAGGTCTTCCGCAGCCACATGGATTCCGCTTATGTGGGGGAGAGCATCGGCGGAAACCGGAACGCCGTGGGGCGCTGCCCTGTCTGCGGGAAAGAGGTCGTGCAGTGCGGCAGGGCATATTCCTGCTCATCCAACCGGAACGAGAAGCAGGAGGACGGGACTTGGAAGCGGGTTGCCGGATGCGGATTCAAGATACTGCCCTTCTGCGGCAAGCCGCTCACCCCGAAGCAGGCCGGAGGGCTGATGGCCGGCAAGTCGGTCTCCCTGAAAGGGTGCCGGTCCAAGACCGGGAAGACGTTCGATTGCAGGCTCCGCCTGAAGAAGGACGGCACGCTGGCGGTAACTTTTGATTGAGAAGCAGATGCCCAGATTTTCATTAGGAAAAGGAGTTCGTATGAGCGTGTATACGACGTGAACGCCCTGTAGAGGACTGCATGCGGGAAGGCTGTCGTTGCTGGAACTGGGAGGGACGGCTAGCGCTTTTATGCCTACTCTTCCAACGAGAACGGCACGTGGGATATGCCCGCCATGAACCATACAGTAGGATACAACCAACAAACGTACCATCTCCTTTTATCTCTTCGTTGACAAGGTGGAGTGACCATGGAAAACATCAACACCAGCTTCTCTATCGCAGACTACTTCGGCAACGGTGGATTCTCCATCAGCGGCTATGACGTTGGTGAGATAAACCACCGGATAGAGGCGGATTTAGAACGTCATGTCGAGGAGTATCGCGCGAAGTGCCCTGAGCCGGAACTTGATAATTTTGATGTTTATGATGATGCTGAGTGGCGATACGAACAGGCACATGAGTCTTGGGTAAGGGATTGCACTTGGGACCTTGAGAACTTCTTTGACGACAATTGGACGAGTGGCCTCTGCTGGGCGGACATGATTGAGGAACACTTCTATCCCGCTGGGTTTCTTGCCGAGGCGCTCTCCCTCCCCGAGGAAGAGGTCGCGGATGCCATCAGGGGATACGAGCTGCTCGCCGAGGACCTCGATGCCATCGTGAACTCTATCGAGAACGTCACGGACGAGCCGACCATCCGGGACGTCAAGGAAGCGGTATATGTCAACAACAGCGGGAAGCACGATATAGGAGAAGCCTCTCTTGCTACCGAAGCTCGTGCCGCGCGTGAGGCAGCTACCGCTCTTGATAGTCCTTCTTCGACTGACCATTCAGAGCAGCTACGAGGATAGAACCTTAGGGCCGGAGGTCTTTTAGCCCCGGCCCTTTTTTCTAGGATAGGAGGGGAGACGAAGGATGAAAATCGAGGTGCTTTACAAGTCCCATCGCTATGAGGAGTTTGACCCCTCCGTGCAGACCTGTGCGGAGCCGTACCGTGCGAACGGCGTCAACGTGCTCACGGATTGGAACCTCTATCTCGGTGCGCTGGAAGAGGAGG
Protein-coding sequences here:
- a CDS encoding PrgI family protein; translated protein: MLSVAVHKDIAEYQPKVVGKLTTRTLVSVVGALGCSVLSALYMYFVLGINPGDNMILIYAVSLPFWCCGFVRPKGMPFEKFVPLWLRAQFENDRIFYVPSMELAGLVGTPGGTSKKKGKVYGRFYRKQQSLRGIESYSPRAGRVIT
- a CDS encoding VirB4-like conjugal transfer ATPase, CD1110 family: MEDFIESSKVSEESSPTPQGQDASSPSGGESPGFDVEAFVHASGEDFGTGRAGTDFDKDSGPVDVGALKQMFPSFTTGRKLSRKEKKAALRKIREERRAAKEAEKEAKKSYTSVKSQLRDRDHELSEKTADARRRREAAKDVVRYIGYNRMYQDGICEVEEGLFSSTIAFDDTSYHSVRDEQQKAMFSALTRLYDQFGADTLVQMSVINTPLLKEDVGHRQFFDPSRQSCEAAMHDAQVFNDILNDKVREGVSNIRRNRYLTYSVSADTAEEAARQLARIETESSRILNSIGSKPHLMNGTQRLSVLHSLLNPYRPFIFDYQRDISSVRMQTTKDCIAPGQIDFKPDGVYNDCFKLDNGIYGQVLVMKKFGSELSDRALADIVDLPIPMEVTWFVQPMDKSKAINYVRTRSAWIDKEIIEEQRSAVNKGYDFSILPQELKYSKEETEDVLDNLQNKNQRLYVFTGLIYTYAESKEQLDTQAMRIISMARQNSIEVDTYEYRQRRGLNSILPLGHNHVEISRMFTTAQVAILVPFATQELDDAGGNYYGQNKHSRNLVLCNRKKLTSPMGFVCGKTGAGKGMFVKTEMTATIFSNPTDEIYVIDRAGEYTGIAERYGGSVFHFGVGTGTYLNPFDTVSVEHMSRNEQIAFKIDAMLAQAAASAAESDEPFTQIDQSIITRCVNIAFQSAAERGDGKPPLLQDFYDTLRKQPEKQAREDIALRYERFIQPPMDFFNHQSNVDFKSRIVDFNLKDLPDSMLVFALINICEAVRNRMYFNAKRNVRTWLYVEEMQSMFAYPTVLNYFSRFSNEGRKFGLLLTGITQNATAMLNNEAAQNIVLNADFLMLLKQSPLDRMRWVELLNLSEQEEECIDESVEPGDGLLIAGNARVPIRGKFPKGNVLYELFSTNPNDRKKDR
- a CDS encoding DUF3846 domain-containing protein translates to MEALLIPVDGTPVTIDLKADENGSTLRELQRLVGGSIEPLNVLFGEEVSIYVNEEGLYSCPPNRALYATKRMENAGYLSQMDFHTPVHEGDLYTVLFGNLVAVGFDPETGEDRPLTDGECQTVRDYFTRVSAPGSGLSEVLAITKGPKLRQDRAEGRNSLREEASEMRSSSSALAGGRKGQNPFEQDRQA
- a CDS encoding type IA DNA topoisomerase codes for the protein MKLVIAEKPMLARDIARAICGRSVAENAPLPVSGNGYTVIACAGHLLQLVEPEKVNPAWGKPWSLDALPIEVPDWPKEPAPDKRELVDRIAGLLEKADSVIAAGDPDDEGQLIVDELLDYLGYAGRVERVYVNDNIEKNIVRAFGRLVPNDGCRGVGRAAYARQMADMCFGVNETRLATLRLHALCTVGRVQTPTLGLVVARDDAIEHHAKRKYFVLSAKGDCTDAGGAVTFCFKPGRELLGDEKHLFAREPLDRLKERLDGKDLPFETTVTRKQACPPLPYNLTVLLADMSKRYGFAAAKTQQITQDLRDKYKAITYNRSDSQYLKEEHYQDAPVVLAQAMRNLGTDWALDFGIRSKAFNDANVTAHHAIIPQEADAPVSRMTGDESKVYRAIVERYAMQFLPPMVYDLSTSTFPVEEGVFSATARRVVSAGFRETFGGEAQEEDEDADLADLWVPEGSHHLCGVRCTVGTKETTPPKPYTEGTLITDMAAISKYVTDPEVKAILKKKDDGKKGEHGGIGTTATRASIIENLKKRGYLAEQKGKVHATDKAKAFYRLLPPEIRGADVTARWWLIQQSVAEGSDDVNAVQRSVIQVFRSHMDSAYVGESIGGNRNAVGRCPVCGKEVVQCGRAYSCSSNRNEKQEDGTWKRVAGCGFKILPFCGKPLTPKQAGGLMAGKSVSLKGCRSKTGKTFDCRLRLKKDGTLAVTFD